One region of Salmo trutta unplaced genomic scaffold, fSalTru1.1, whole genome shotgun sequence genomic DNA includes:
- the LOC115189899 gene encoding periplakin-like, which translates to MFKKKPSKNSVTITQTKKAPSSELSALIEKLQKNADKVEKLILETEQNLNKDVSKINEGKKPLYQDDTNKRILSSLELLQGLDEDAIDAKRLQHPQAEMIEQDMKQLRVRLRKLREDHDRIYHLTRSEGLPSINWGKIIEEKQGNLSNKGFGQDLPTIENEVEEHNIFHSEVEALAPHISASDDKVGLTTSIETN; encoded by the exons GGCACCCTCCTCTGAGCTGTCTGCTCTGATTGAGAAGCTGCAGAAGAATGCTGACAAGGTGGAGAAGCTCATCCTTGAGACGGAGCAGAACCTCAACAAG GATGTGAGTAAGATCAACGAGGGCAAGAAGCCTCTGTACCAGGACGACACCAACAAGCGCATCCTAAGCTCTCTGGAGCTGCTGCAAGGCCTGGATGAGGACGCCATCGACGCAAAACGCCTGCAGCACCCCCAGGCTGAGATGATCGAACAGGA TATGAAGCAGCTGAGAGTGAGACTAAGGAAGCTGAGAGAGGACCATGACCGCATCTACCACCTGACCCGCTCTGAGGGCCTGCCGAGCATCAACTGGGGCAAGATCATAGAGGAGAAACAG GGCAACCTGAGCAACAAGGGTTTTGGTCAGGACCTGCCGACCATAGAGAACGAGGTGGAGGAACACAACATCTTTCACAGTGAGGTGGAGGCCCTGGCCCCTCACATCTCAGCCAGCGACGACAAGGTAGGACTAACAACCAGCATAGAAACTAACTGA